One genomic segment of Pseudomonas fortuita includes these proteins:
- a CDS encoding TonB-dependent siderophore receptor translates to MSRAVDRILRPSLMALAIGLAAPLSSPALFAAEPSTARAYNLPSAPLATTLNQIASQAGIALAIDPALVSGRTSAAVSGQYDGLGALQAALRGTGLQLQQSTVGSYSLVAVPDGSLALPETTVNAASVSESAWGPVEGYLAKRTAAGTKTDTALVEAPRSISIATREQMKDRGVHSLDDAVRYMPGIVSASFGSDTRYDWMRVRGFEPTQFLDGLPLPRGVYANPKAETWNLDRLALLRGPASSIYGQTPPGGLLDMVSRRPQAESAHEIELQYGSDNHRQINFASTGKIDDDGRFLYGVSGVIRDSGTQIDHIDNKRYNIAPSLTWNIDEDTTLTLLTQFTRDDTGATSQFRPIQGTKIDMPFGKISHHKNLGDPDYEFYDRTYYALGYAFEHRINDVWQFRQNLRYTKSDLSFQTITPGSYYSPGGPVQDDGTVSRMSTNTDEDISQFAVDNNFQADFATGDITHTLLIGLDHQRVNTNYLSIFGFNVPDSNVNNPVYGLPITRPDRSTAFYDYNQKTRQTGLYVQDQMALGNWRLTLGGREDWVHTGTKFFNQDDATSTQRDKKFSGNAAISYVFDSGFVPYLSYAESFQPSSNASVSATNPLKPTEGKQWELGVKYQPPGSNTLLSAAVYDLTQKNVAVTDTVGGVTITSQTGEVKVRGLELEAVSDVTENLKVIAAYTLAKSEVQDGDFKGNRLQLMPNQQASIWGDYTWHSGVLDGFGIGLGARYTGNTYGDQANTYLGKAKAYTVFDASVHYDLGRLNSSLQGASVAVNATNLLNKDYLSTCDGYYCYYGDERSVVASATYKF, encoded by the coding sequence ATGTCCCGTGCCGTTGATCGTATCCTGCGCCCCAGCCTCATGGCCCTGGCCATCGGCTTGGCTGCCCCGCTGTCCAGCCCTGCCTTGTTCGCCGCCGAGCCATCCACTGCGCGCGCCTACAACCTGCCCAGCGCGCCGCTAGCCACCACCCTCAACCAGATCGCCAGCCAGGCGGGCATCGCCTTGGCCATCGACCCGGCACTGGTCAGCGGCCGCACTTCGGCCGCGGTGAGCGGCCAGTACGACGGCCTTGGCGCCCTGCAAGCCGCCCTGCGCGGTACCGGCCTGCAACTGCAACAGAGCACCGTGGGCAGCTACAGCCTGGTGGCGGTGCCGGATGGCAGCCTGGCGCTACCAGAAACCACCGTGAACGCCGCCAGCGTTTCTGAAAGTGCCTGGGGGCCGGTAGAGGGTTACCTGGCCAAACGCACCGCCGCTGGCACCAAAACCGACACCGCACTGGTGGAAGCCCCCCGCTCCATCTCCATTGCCACCCGCGAGCAGATGAAAGACCGTGGCGTGCACAGCCTGGATGACGCCGTGCGCTACATGCCGGGCATCGTGTCGGCCAGTTTCGGTAGCGACACGCGGTATGACTGGATGCGCGTGCGCGGCTTCGAGCCCACCCAGTTCCTCGATGGCCTGCCGCTGCCACGCGGCGTGTACGCCAACCCCAAAGCCGAAACCTGGAACCTCGACCGCCTCGCCCTGCTGCGTGGCCCGGCCTCCTCGATCTATGGCCAAACCCCGCCCGGCGGCCTGCTCGACATGGTCAGCCGCCGCCCGCAGGCCGAAAGCGCCCATGAGATCGAGCTGCAATATGGCAGCGACAACCATCGTCAGATCAACTTCGCCAGCACTGGCAAGATCGACGACGACGGCCGCTTTCTGTACGGCGTCAGCGGCGTGATCCGTGACAGCGGCACACAAATCGACCATATCGACAACAAGCGCTACAACATCGCGCCAAGCCTGACCTGGAACATCGACGAAGACACGACGTTGACCTTGTTGACCCAGTTCACCCGCGACGATACCGGCGCCACCAGCCAGTTCCGGCCCATCCAGGGCACCAAGATCGACATGCCGTTCGGCAAGATCTCGCACCACAAGAACCTGGGTGACCCGGATTACGAGTTCTACGACCGCACTTACTACGCGCTGGGCTACGCCTTCGAACACCGCATCAACGACGTATGGCAGTTCCGCCAGAACCTGCGCTATACCAAGTCGGACCTGTCGTTCCAGACCATCACCCCTGGCAGTTACTATTCGCCGGGCGGCCCGGTGCAAGACGACGGCACAGTCAGCCGCATGTCGACCAATACCGATGAAGACATCAGCCAGTTCGCGGTGGACAACAACTTCCAGGCCGACTTCGCCACCGGTGACATTACCCACACCCTGCTGATCGGCCTGGACCACCAGCGCGTCAATACCAACTACCTGTCGATCTTCGGCTTCAACGTGCCGGACAGCAACGTCAACAACCCGGTCTACGGGCTGCCGATCACCCGCCCGGATCGCTCGACCGCGTTTTATGACTACAACCAGAAAACCCGTCAGACCGGCCTGTATGTGCAGGACCAGATGGCACTCGGCAACTGGCGCCTGACGCTGGGCGGTCGCGAGGACTGGGTGCATACCGGCACCAAGTTCTTCAACCAGGACGATGCCACCAGTACCCAGCGGGACAAGAAGTTCAGCGGCAACGCAGCCATCAGCTATGTGTTCGACTCGGGCTTCGTGCCGTACCTGTCGTATGCCGAGTCGTTCCAGCCCTCCAGCAATGCCAGTGTGTCGGCAACGAACCCGCTCAAACCCACCGAGGGCAAACAGTGGGAGCTGGGCGTGAAGTACCAGCCGCCAGGCTCCAACACCCTGCTGTCGGCAGCCGTGTATGACCTGACCCAGAAAAACGTCGCGGTCACCGACACCGTTGGTGGGGTGACCATCACCAGCCAGACCGGCGAAGTGAAAGTCCGCGGCCTTGAGCTGGAAGCGGTTTCCGATGTGACCGAAAACCTGAAGGTGATTGCCGCCTACACCCTGGCCAAGTCCGAGGTGCAGGACGGCGATTTCAAAGGCAACCGCCTGCAGCTGATGCCGAACCAGCAGGCGTCCATCTGGGGCGACTACACCTGGCACTCGGGCGTGCTCGACGGCTTCGGCATCGGCCTGGGCGCGCGTTACACCGGCAACACCTACGGTGACCAGGCCAATACCTACCTGGGCAAAGCCAAGGCCTACACCGTATTCGACGCGTCGGTGCATTACGACCTGGGTCGCCTGAACAGCAGCCTGCAAGGCGCCTCGGTGGCGGTCAATGCCACCAACCTGCTGAACAAGGATTACCTCTCTACTTGCGACGGGTACTACTGCTACTACGGCGATGAGCGCAGCGTTGTCGCCAGCGCCACTTACAAGTTCTGA
- a CDS encoding FecR domain-containing protein: MSNAPVSSQVLEDAIAWKLSLGDASGTPDERNAFMRWHAASEEHARAWRQLGAMDQRVSAAAGPARQALLQSRAGLRRRIGKVGSGLASMVLLGSLLAWVGAPSLAPSYWLADQRTATGELRTLRLEDGTLLSLNTHTAVDIDYAGEQRVIVLHQGEISVETGHQDPRPLLVRTDDGRLRPLGTRFLVRREAGGTRLEVLQASVAAMPHNSGDEQVLREGQQVLMNANGLGQVGAVPVGADAWTRGMLVVDNVRLGELLAALGKYRSGYLGVDEQVADLRVTGSFPLTDTNLALESLVPALPVKIERHTQWWVNVVPK; encoded by the coding sequence GTGAGCAATGCACCGGTTTCGTCCCAGGTCCTGGAAGACGCCATCGCCTGGAAACTCAGCCTCGGCGACGCCAGCGGCACGCCGGATGAGCGCAACGCGTTCATGCGCTGGCATGCCGCCAGCGAAGAACACGCACGTGCCTGGCGTCAGCTCGGGGCCATGGACCAACGCGTCAGCGCTGCGGCCGGCCCGGCACGCCAGGCTTTGCTGCAATCGCGCGCCGGCCTGCGTCGACGCATCGGTAAAGTTGGCAGCGGGCTGGCCAGCATGGTCCTGCTCGGTTCGTTGCTGGCCTGGGTCGGCGCACCGTCACTGGCCCCCAGCTACTGGCTGGCCGACCAGCGCACGGCCACGGGTGAGCTGCGGACCTTGCGCCTGGAAGACGGCACACTGCTGAGCCTGAACACCCACACCGCGGTAGACATCGACTACGCAGGCGAGCAGCGGGTCATCGTGCTGCATCAGGGCGAAATCTCGGTCGAAACCGGCCACCAAGACCCCCGCCCGCTGCTGGTACGCACCGACGACGGTCGCCTGCGTCCCCTTGGCACGCGTTTCCTGGTGCGCCGCGAAGCCGGCGGTACACGCCTGGAAGTGCTGCAAGCCTCGGTCGCCGCCATGCCGCATAACAGCGGCGACGAACAAGTGCTGCGTGAAGGCCAGCAAGTGCTGATGAACGCCAACGGCCTCGGCCAGGTCGGCGCAGTACCGGTCGGGGCCGATGCCTGGACCCGTGGCATGCTGGTGGTGGACAACGTGCGCCTGGGCGAACTGCTGGCCGCGCTGGGCAAATACCGCAGCGGCTACCTCGGGGTAGACGAGCAAGTCGCAGACCTGCGCGTGACTGGCAGCTTCCCGCTGACCGACACCAACCTGGCGCTGGAGTCGCTGGTGCCGGCCTTGCCGGTAAAGATCGAGCGGCATACCCAGTGGTGGGTGAACGTCGTTCCCAAGTAA
- a CDS encoding RNA polymerase sigma factor, producing MSSAQSPHADLVGALYRDHRGWLLAWLQRSMACRQRAEDLSQDTFVRLLGRDQLDTPREPRAFLAAVAKGLMFDHFRRAALEQAYLAELALIPEAEHPSPEALHLILEDLKAIDRLLGKLSSKARAAFLHNRLDGMGHAEIAERLGVSVSRVRQYIAQGMRQCYVALYGEPT from the coding sequence TTGTCTTCTGCACAGAGCCCACACGCCGATCTGGTCGGTGCGCTGTACCGCGACCACCGCGGCTGGCTGCTCGCCTGGCTGCAACGCAGCATGGCCTGTCGCCAACGTGCCGAAGACCTGAGCCAGGACACCTTCGTGCGCCTGCTCGGCCGAGACCAGCTGGATACCCCCCGCGAACCCCGCGCCTTTCTGGCCGCCGTGGCCAAGGGGCTGATGTTCGACCATTTCCGCCGCGCCGCACTGGAACAGGCCTACCTCGCCGAGCTGGCACTGATCCCGGAAGCCGAACACCCCTCACCGGAAGCGCTGCACCTTATCCTTGAAGACCTCAAAGCCATCGACCGCCTGCTCGGCAAGCTGTCGAGCAAGGCCCGCGCAGCGTTCCTGCACAACCGCCTGGACGGCATGGGCCATGCCGAAATCGCAGAGCGCCTGGGCGTTTCAGTATCACGGGTGCGCCAGTACATCGCCCAAGGCATGCGCCAGTGCTATGTGGCCCTGTACGGGGAGCCGACGTGA
- a CDS encoding 3'-5' exonuclease — protein MSLFAWLRPSAPELDHSTRQRLARLPKPTPLGVCTLREQRWVVLDLETSGLNPNRDQVLSIGAVAIEDGAIDFAQQFERTLHRPLQKTNASVLIHGLGPSALAAGCDPAEALLDLLDFIGDSPVLAFHAPFDQRMLARALKESLGYRLQSPFLDVAELAPMLNPDTVLREAGLDDWVARFGLQVEERHHASADAQVTAELALILFSQARRQQLDSPLQLEQRLRGWRRRNVQSHGL, from the coding sequence ATGAGCCTGTTCGCGTGGCTGCGCCCCAGCGCGCCCGAGCTGGACCACAGCACACGCCAGCGCCTGGCCCGGTTACCCAAGCCCACGCCGCTGGGGGTGTGTACCCTGCGCGAACAACGCTGGGTAGTGCTGGACCTGGAAACCAGCGGGCTCAACCCCAACCGGGACCAGGTGCTGTCGATTGGAGCAGTGGCCATCGAAGATGGCGCCATCGATTTTGCCCAGCAGTTCGAACGTACCCTGCACCGGCCTTTGCAGAAGACCAACGCCAGCGTGCTGATCCACGGCCTGGGCCCGAGCGCCCTGGCCGCCGGTTGCGACCCGGCCGAGGCCTTGCTCGATTTGCTCGACTTCATTGGTGACAGCCCGGTGCTGGCGTTTCATGCGCCATTCGACCAGCGCATGCTGGCCCGTGCGCTGAAAGAGAGCCTTGGGTATCGCTTGCAGTCACCGTTCCTCGACGTTGCCGAACTGGCGCCGATGCTCAACCCCGACACAGTGTTGCGCGAGGCCGGGCTGGATGACTGGGTGGCGCGGTTTGGTTTGCAGGTGGAGGAACGCCACCATGCCAGTGCCGATGCCCAGGTGACGGCAGAGCTGGCGCTGATCCTGTTCAGCCAGGCCCGGCGCCAGCAGCTGGACAGCCCGTTGCAGCTGGAGCAGCGGTTGCGTGGGTGGCGCAGGCGTAACGTGCAGAGTCACGGCCTTTAG
- a CDS encoding DUF294 nucleotidyltransferase-like domain-containing protein, with product MSKKDAYSQAGRTAVLQNIQGTLQFLQRFPPFNQMEHSHLAYLVEQCQLRFYACGESIVKPADGPIEHFYIVKQGRVVGERQHLVKPGVETTFEITSGECFPLAALLGERATRTEHLAGEDTFCLQLNKAAFIRVFSMSEVFRDFALRGVSSLLDQVNQQVRQRAVETLGTQYSLNTPLGELAMRHPVVCSGDMSLREAVRLMHEQQVGSIVVVDPQRYPTGIFTLRDLRQVVASADADLGAPIERHMTVKPFYLSPQASAFDAAMAMTERHIAHVCLVENRRLCGVVSERDLFSLQRVDLVHLARTIRHAPRLDTLVSLRGEISQLVERMLAHGASSTQITQIITLLNDHTVCRVIELALAERGDPGVPFSWLCFGSEGRREQTLHTDQDNGILFEALDRTEADAIRARLLPLAQYINQCLAQCGFTLCKGNVMAGNPDLCLSRSEWARRFAGFVREASPENLLGSSIYFDLRVVWGDEQGCEQLRQGLLEQVADNRIFQRMLADNALRQRPPVGRLREFVLTRQGNDKAATLDLKVQGLTPFVDGARLLALANGVGACNTLERLRQLVAKGVIEPLDGAAYEEAYHFIQQTRMQQHQRQARDNLPYSNRLDPDSLNHLDRRILRESLRQAQRLQSSLALRYQL from the coding sequence ATGAGCAAAAAGGACGCCTACAGCCAGGCGGGCAGGACAGCAGTACTGCAGAACATTCAGGGCACCCTGCAGTTCCTGCAGCGCTTTCCGCCGTTCAACCAGATGGAGCACAGCCACCTGGCCTACCTGGTCGAGCAGTGCCAGCTGCGCTTCTATGCCTGCGGCGAGAGCATCGTCAAGCCTGCCGACGGGCCGATCGAGCACTTCTACATCGTCAAGCAGGGCCGCGTGGTTGGCGAGCGCCAGCACCTGGTCAAGCCTGGCGTGGAAACCACCTTCGAAATCACCAGTGGCGAGTGCTTCCCGCTGGCGGCCCTGCTGGGCGAGCGGGCCACCCGCACCGAGCACCTGGCCGGTGAAGATACCTTCTGCCTGCAGTTGAACAAGGCCGCGTTCATCCGCGTGTTCTCGATGTCTGAAGTGTTTCGGGATTTTGCCCTGCGCGGAGTCAGCAGCCTGCTCGACCAGGTCAACCAGCAGGTGCGACAGCGTGCCGTGGAAACCCTCGGCACCCAGTACTCGCTGAACACGCCATTGGGTGAACTGGCCATGCGTCATCCGGTGGTGTGCAGTGGCGACATGTCTTTGCGCGAAGCCGTGCGGCTGATGCACGAGCAGCAGGTCGGCAGCATCGTGGTGGTCGACCCGCAGCGCTACCCCACCGGCATTTTCACCCTGCGCGACCTGCGCCAGGTGGTGGCCTCGGCGGATGCCGACCTGGGCGCCCCCATCGAGCGGCACATGACAGTCAAACCCTTCTACCTCAGCCCTCAGGCCAGCGCTTTCGACGCGGCCATGGCCATGACCGAGCGGCATATCGCCCATGTGTGCCTGGTGGAAAACCGGCGCCTGTGCGGTGTGGTTTCCGAGCGTGACCTGTTCTCGCTGCAACGGGTCGACCTGGTGCACCTGGCGCGCACCATCCGCCATGCGCCCCGGCTGGACACCCTGGTCTCGCTGCGTGGGGAAATCAGCCAACTGGTCGAGCGCATGCTCGCCCACGGCGCATCGTCCACGCAGATCACCCAGATAATCACCCTGCTGAACGACCACACCGTGTGCCGGGTGATCGAGCTGGCGCTGGCCGAGCGCGGCGACCCGGGCGTGCCGTTCAGCTGGTTGTGCTTTGGCAGCGAGGGGCGCCGCGAGCAGACCCTGCACACCGACCAGGACAACGGCATCCTCTTCGAAGCGCTAGACCGTACCGAAGCCGACGCCATCCGTGCCCGCCTGCTGCCGCTCGCGCAATACATCAACCAGTGCCTGGCCCAGTGCGGCTTTACCCTGTGCAAGGGCAACGTCATGGCGGGCAACCCTGACTTGTGCCTGTCGCGCAGCGAGTGGGCACGGCGCTTTGCCGGCTTTGTGCGCGAGGCCAGCCCGGAGAACCTGCTGGGTTCGAGCATCTACTTCGACCTGCGGGTGGTGTGGGGCGATGAGCAAGGTTGCGAGCAACTGCGCCAGGGCCTGCTGGAGCAGGTGGCCGACAACCGCATCTTCCAGCGCATGCTGGCCGACAATGCCCTGCGCCAGCGCCCGCCGGTGGGCCGCCTGCGCGAATTCGTGCTGACCCGACAGGGCAACGACAAGGCCGCCACCCTCGACCTCAAGGTCCAGGGGCTGACACCCTTCGTCGACGGCGCCCGGCTGCTGGCGTTGGCCAATGGCGTCGGTGCTTGCAATACCCTGGAACGGCTGCGCCAGCTGGTAGCCAAGGGCGTGATCGAGCCACTGGACGGCGCGGCCTATGAAGAGGCTTACCATTTCATTCAGCAAACCCGAATGCAGCAGCACCAACGCCAGGCGCGCGACAACCTGCCCTACTCCAACCGGCTCGACCCGGACAGCCTCAACCACCTGGACCGGCGCATCCTGCGCGAGTCCCTGCGCCAGGCCCAGCGCCTGCAAAGCAGCCTGGCCTTGCGGTACCAGTTATGA
- a CDS encoding response regulator, translating to MPEHTDILSDAEREALAVVSAPVAPRPLVLVVDDNAVNREALIVYLKSRGIDAVGADGAEEARLYLHYQQRIALMITDLRMQPEDGLDLIRQIRESERAALSIIVVSGDTDVKEAVDVMHLGVVDFLLKPVDLGKLLELVKKELKIE from the coding sequence ATGCCTGAGCACACCGACATCTTGAGCGACGCCGAGCGTGAGGCATTGGCCGTGGTGAGTGCGCCTGTGGCACCCAGGCCGTTGGTGCTGGTGGTAGATGACAACGCGGTTAACCGCGAGGCGCTAATCGTGTACCTGAAAAGCCGGGGCATCGATGCGGTGGGGGCGGACGGGGCAGAAGAAGCCAGGTTGTACCTGCATTACCAGCAACGGATTGCTTTGATGATCACCGATTTGCGCATGCAGCCAGAGGACGGTCTGGACCTGATCCGGCAGATTCGCGAGTCGGAGCGCGCAGCGTTGTCGATCATCGTGGTGTCGGGCGACACGGATGTGAAAGAGGCGGTGGACGTGATGCACCTGGGGGTGGTGGATTTCCTGCTCAAGCCGGTCGACCTGGGCAAGCTGCTGGAACTGGTGAAGAAAGAACTGAAAATAGAGTGA